One window of the Rhipicephalus sanguineus isolate Rsan-2018 chromosome 2, BIME_Rsan_1.4, whole genome shotgun sequence genome contains the following:
- the LOC119383279 gene encoding DPH3 homolog translates to MSVYHDEVEIEDFEYDEELETYFYPCPCGDRFEITKEDLLNGEEVATCPSCSLLVKVIYDQEDFVREKDALAKKEPAKLQATN, encoded by the exons ATGTCTGTGTACCACGACGAAGTTGAGATTGAAGACTTCGAGTACGACGAAGAGCTCGAGACGTATTTCTATCCGTGCCCATGTGGAGACAGGTTCGAGATAACTAAG GAGGACCTGCTGAATGGTGAAGAGGTGGCCACATGTCCCAGCTGCTCCCTTCTAGTGAAGGTGATATACGACCAG GAGGACTTTGTTCGAGAAAAAGATGCACTAGCCAAAAAAGAACCAGCCAAGCTGCAAGCAACCAATTAA